The Amblyomma americanum isolate KBUSLIRL-KWMA chromosome 5, ASM5285725v1, whole genome shotgun sequence genome window below encodes:
- the LOC144134854 gene encoding BTB/POZ domain-containing protein 2-like has translation MAAPAFQHNIDLEASLDSGRLTDVEFKVRSAVFPDVPERKFRAHKRLLALRSEVFEAMFFGDLAEGDIVNITDVHPKGFEIMLRYLYSGCARISSVLDALHARAASRKYLVASLRNGCTEYIRKNLVPSNLFSYLDYYTLTGEPDRDAYVPVVLQSWSQSLALHALSLKNLTQAEEHIFHFVLDNIRHVREIDVATAVMRWSQEQCTKSLGSGCPLQLKAVMRPFFAKLRFLTMTTEEFLKGPVTWGIVDNDEAMCVLRNIVSKGALPLPSGFCTSTQSRY, from the exons ATGGCTGCACCCGCTTTTCAACATAAT ATCGATCTCGAGGCCTCTCTCGACAGCGGTCGCCTGACAGACGTCGAGTTCAAGGTTCGCTCGGCTGTGTTTCCCGATGTTCCCGAACGCAAATTTCGTGCCCACAAGCGACTCCTCGCCTTGAGGAGCGAAGTGTTTGAGGCCATGTTCTTCGGCGACCTTGCCGAAGGGGACATCGTCAACATAACGGACGTACACCCAAAGGGCTTCGAGATCATGCTCAG GTACCTCTACTCTGGCTGTGCCCGCATCAGCAGTGTACTGGACGCACTGCACGCCCGAGCAGCGTCCAGGAAGTACCTCGTAGCGTCTCTAAGAAACGGATGCACCGAATACATACGCAAAAACCTGGTTCCTTCAAACCTCTTCTCATACCTAGACTACTATACACTGACTGGCGAGCCGGACAGGGATGCCTACGTCCCAGTGGTACTGCAGTCGTGGTCGCAGTCACTGGCACTTCACGCTTTGTCTCTCAAGAACCTCACCCAAGCAGAAGAGCACATCTTCCACTTCGTACTCGACAACATTAG GCACGTCCGAGAGATCGATGTCGCCACAGCCGTCATGCGCTGGTCCCAGGAGCAGTGCACCAAAAGCCTCGGCTCGGGTTGCCCACTCCAGCTGAAAGCTGTGATGCGTCCTTTCTTTGCGAAACTGCGCTTCCTGACCATGACCACCGAGGAGTTCCTCAAAGGGCCGGTCACCTGGGGCATCGTGGACAACGACGAGGCCATGTGCGTGCTGCGGAACATCGTGTCCAAGGGGGCGCTGCCGCTTCCATCGGGATTCTGCACCTCCACACAAAGCCGCTATTAG